The genome window AACAACTTTAAGGCAGAACAAGAATCTATCAACATTCTTCAACAGCCTCAAATCGCGCCACAGTGTCACACTTTGTGTCACACCCACCAGACACTGTCCCACAACTGTGACACACTAATGAGCCTAAAAAGAGGAGTTAGGAGGCAGACCTCCGTCTGACTCCTTACTTCTAACTCCTGAATGTAGGATGAGTGTTCGTCGCAGATTCCTATAACAGCGGCGAACGAGAAGTGCATCTACCTCGATGAAACTATACCCAGTTGTGGAACGGGCTTCTCGAAGAGAGCCTGTTTTGCGTTGTCGAAGGCATGCTCGCCTGCAAGCAGGAGAAGCATGCAGCACAACTCATAGCCAACCATCCCACCAATCGTCGATGAACCGAAAATCATCCCAACAGCCCTGAACACGTATTGCATTTGGCAGAATTCTAGCTTCAACTGCGGGCAATGCTCCCGCTAAAGAAGAAAAAGAAAGTCGATTATGAAGCGCTCAATTCGCCTTTGATGCGCATCCCGCGCATGGATGTCGCTGTCGCACGCAACTTCATCGACATCGGCATCCGGGAGATTTACGAGCTCCAAGGGCGCGCGCCCGAGGTGCTATTCGAAGAGGCAAAGCGTAGAAGCGACAGCATCCCCGACGACCGTATCCGCTATTTCCGCATGGCGGTTTACTACGCGGAGAGCCCCGAACCTGATAATTCAAAGCTGCATCCCGATGAGTGGAACTAGACCGACACCACCGAAAAAAATAATACAACTGCCCGTCATGATTGACGACGTGGAGATCCCTCAAGAAGTCCCCGTCATGACGCTCAGCGGTGCCGTGCTGTTTCCGCAAGCGATGATGCCGCTATTTATTTTCGAGCCACGCTACAAGACGATGCTCACCGATGTTCTGGCAAATGACCGTATTTTTGCCGTCGCCACGCTCGACGAACGCAGCGAAGGCTCCGCAGACTCGGAGACGCCCTACTCTGTCGCTGGCATCGGTGTGGTGCGCGCATGTAAACAGAACCCTGACGGCAGCTCAAACCTCGTGCTACAGGGACTTGCACGTGTCGAATTAGAATCTATCAGCGACGAAGCGCCTTACCGCAAGGCACAGATCCGCCAAATCCTGAGCGAACCCGGCGGTTCTGAAGACAGTATCGCCACCAGTCAAAGCCGACTCCTGAGTTTAATCCAAACACAGAGGCGACTCGGAGCAGGTATTCCCAAAGAAGTCGTCCAATTCTTAAGTAACATCAACGAACCAGAGAACGCACTGGATCTCGCGATTTACACGCTTTGCTCCTCCGCTACACTCAAGCAAGAGCTACTTGAAACACGCGGCGTCCTGCCCCGCTACAAAAAATTCGCCGCCTACCTGCAATCCGAAATCGAGCGTCTCAAACTCGACATCAAATTAAAAGGTAAGCTCGACGACAAAAACATCGGACACAATTAGAGAGCGGATTAATTCCGAGGCTTCTCGAAATAGAAGCTCAACAGCCCTGGATTCACCTCAATCGTCTCAATCTTGACCAACGACACCTGCTGATCACCAATACGGTTCTCCACTTCAAACGCGAACTGGCAGCCATCGACCTCACGATAATCGCGATAGAGCGTCTCTAGGCTAGGCGTGCCGTCGGCATTCAGCTGCTCACGCTTAAGAATCAAGCCACTGCGTGCACTTAGATAGTAACGCATGAACGGTTTGCCCTGCTTCGTCACCTCCAACACATTCACAGGCTCCCCATCAACCAACCCCTCCCCCAACAGAGTAATCGCATTCCAAGACTTTTCCAAATGTCGGAATAGAGGACTATCAAAATCCGCCTCGTCACGAAGCACTGTAAGTTGACTCGATGGTAAGTCCTTAATCGTCACCTCGTCTCCGACCTGGGTGCGCTGCCAGCCCGAACGACCATTATAGCCACAGACAATCGACGTGGCCCCTGCGTTTAAACGGTAACGAATCGAGTGCGAGCGCTTCTTACGCATCAAAAACTCAAAACTTTTACCATTCTGAATTTGGGTGCCCTCAATGCTCAGGGATGACAACGCCTCCACCGCACGCGAGCCGCCTAGAGACTCAGTATACCGCTCCAGAATACGCTGCACCGCAAGCGCATCGCTCGGCTCGGCAAACACCTCAGACGAGCACGATAGAAACACATAGCTAAGAATCACTAAAAAACGCATTTCATGGATAGTTAACGGCGCGTCCCCACTCAGGCAAGCCAATCTACCCCATAGAAACACAACAGAACGAGCGCCTCTAAGATTGTAATGCCACTGCGAATCCTCCATCACTCCATTTGTGACTGCTGAAACAATATCCAAATGGCTCCTTCAATTTAAACTCTCTGCTGGCTCTGCCGAGATCGCAGCGCTCGTCCTTGCCGCGCTCTACCTCGCCGTATTGGCCTGGCTCGCCAACTTCATCACGAAG of Lentimonas sp. CC4 contains these proteins:
- a CDS encoding helix-hairpin-helix domain-containing protein, which gives rise to MLPLKKKKKVDYEALNSPLMRIPRMDVAVARNFIDIGIREIYELQGRAPEVLFEEAKRRSDSIPDDRIRYFRMAVYYAESPEPDNSKLHPDEWN
- a CDS encoding LON peptidase substrate-binding domain-containing protein produces the protein MSGTRPTPPKKIIQLPVMIDDVEIPQEVPVMTLSGAVLFPQAMMPLFIFEPRYKTMLTDVLANDRIFAVATLDERSEGSADSETPYSVAGIGVVRACKQNPDGSSNLVLQGLARVELESISDEAPYRKAQIRQILSEPGGSEDSIATSQSRLLSLIQTQRRLGAGIPKEVVQFLSNINEPENALDLAIYTLCSSATLKQELLETRGVLPRYKKFAAYLQSEIERLKLDIKLKGKLDDKNIGHN